The genomic stretch TTTTATATTGATCGGGCTACACCGGAGTTTTTGGTTCCTTATTTCATACAGGCCGTCAACGTGTGGCAAGGGGCTTTCGAAAAAGCCGGGTTCAAGAACGCTATTTACGGGAAGTTGGCCCCTACGCCGGAGGAAGACCCCGATTATTGCGAGGGGGATATTCGTTACCCGTTGGTGTCTTATAAGGCTTCACCGATCGCGAATGCTTACGGGCCGATGGTGTTCGATCCAAGATCGGGAGAGATTATCACGTCGCATATCGCCATTTTCCATTCCGTGCTGGAATTGATACAGCGTTGGTATTTCGTGATGTGCGGGGCGGTAGATCCCCGGGCAAGAGAGTACCCGTTGAGTCAGGAGGTGATGGGTGAATTGGCGGCAACCGTGTTGACTCACGAGGTGGGGCATACTTTGGGATTGCGTCATCATTTCATGGGAAGTACGGCTTATCCGGTGGATAGTTTACGGAGTAAATCCTTTATTCGCGAACACGGGTTGGGAACCTCGATTATGGATTATCAACGGTTTAATTACGTGGCTCAACCGGGCGACGGCTTAGAACCGCGGGATTTGTTACCTCGTATCGGCATGTATGACGAGTTCGCAATAGAGTGGGGATACCGTTATTTCCCGGAGGCAGGTAATTTGAAGCGGGATAACGAGAAGTTACGGGCATGGGTGGATGAAAGACGGCAGGACCCGAAGCTGTTTTATATCGAGGAGACCACTTATAGCGATCCGCGGGTGCAGTCGGAGGATAGCGGGGATGACGTGATCAAGGCGAATCGTTTGGGTATGAATAACCTGAAATATATAATGGCTCATTTGGAGGAGTGGACTGACGGGAATGATCCGGATTATTATGTATTGCGGAAGCGTTATTTGTCTGTTTTGAGCCAGTATCAGAATTACATAGAACATGTATTGCGTTACGTGGGAGGACGTTATTCGGATAACCCTACCCGAGAGGAAGAGTTGAGGTTGAATCAGCCGGTATCCCGGGAGAAAGAGGAGGAAGCGTGGGCGTTCCTGGAGGAATATCTGTGTAAGGAACAGGATTGGCTTTTCGTGGCCGACGTGATGGAAAAGACCGGGGTTACTCCTGAATTTTATGAACAGGAGGAGGCTTTGGGAAAATTGACAAAGTTGTTGTTGAAGTATTCGGCGTTGCATAAAAACAGGCAGTTGAGCGAGGTGGGATTCACGGCAGACGAGTTGTTGAATCGTTTGTATTCGACCATTTTCGAGGCTAAAGGACAGGGAGGGAAGTTATCCTGGTATGATCAGGCGTTACAAAGCGGTTTGCTTCAGAATCTGGTGATCAACGCGGAGAATCCTTACAATCTTTCGAACGGGGTCGGGGTTGTGATGCAGCAAGTGATTTCGAAAATCAAGCAACATGCACGGGCCGCGACGGAAGGATGTTCGGATGCGTTGACGGCAAGTCATTACAAGACTCTTTATAATTTTATTACCCTGTGGGAAAAAGGGGGAAACAAAGCATTGATTGAATTGAATTAAAAATATCGGGAATGAAAGTATTGAATGTATATTTGTTACTGTGGGTGACTTTGTTGTTTGTTTGTCCGGTTGCAGCACAACAGGATGTAAAGCCCATGACTTACGAACAATTTAAGGAACAGAAAGATTTACAAGCAGATAAAGGTTTTTACACGGTTTATCGTTTGAATGATCAGTATTATTTGGAAATCCCGACAGAGGGACTGGGTAAAGAGGTGTTGGTCACCACGCAGGTTGCTCATGGTATGGCTGCCTTTGTTTCCGAGGCTTCCGGGGTGATCCGGTTCTCGGAAGGGCGGAATAACACGGTGCAGGTGGTGCGTAATCGCTTGACGGACGTGTCGGCAGATTCCACGGACGTGTGTATGATGATGGCCTTGAAAAAGTCGGGGTTAGTCCCGATAGATTATACCTTCCCGATCGTGGCCCGGGGAGAGGACGGCAAATCTGTCATCATCGAGTTGACGGGGGAATTGAATAATCCGGGGAGCGGGTTGTTTAATGTAAGTTCATATCATTGGCTGAGTCATCCGGATCCTTCCCGTTCCGGGGTGGACGGTTGGCGAATGCTCGATAAAGGCGTTGTATTTTCAGTGACCCGCGGACAGTCGGATTATCAATCGAATCCACAAACTCAAGAAGGACGGGATATCGCTGCTAGGTATATTCTGGAGATGGTGATACAACAACTTCCGGGGGACAGGATGAAGCAGAGAATCAGTCATCCGGCTTACGGGTTCGAGACGATAGGGGTTACGGAGTATGATACCAAAAGGTACGTGGCTCAAAAGAGAGAATATATCCGGAAATGGAATCTGACAGCTTCCGCGAAAGAGATAAAGAAGCAGAAAAGAGGGATAGCGATCGAACCGGAAAGACAGATTTGCGTGTATATTGATCCGGTGACCCCGGCTCCTTTCGCGGAGAGTATTAAAAATGGCGTGAAACAGTGGGAAAAGGCTTTTGAGGCTGCCGGTTGGAAGAATGTCTTCCGTTTTAGTTCGGACGCAAAAGATGCTTCTTTGAGTTACCGGACGATCTTGTTTCGTTGGGGAAGCGCTTACAATGGTATATACTCTTCCGTGATCGACAATCCGGTGACCGGGGAGATATTATGCGCCCGGGTGAACGTGATGGACGTGGCGGCAGATGAGTTGCTGGGAATGTATTTCCTGCAATGTGGTTTGCTGGACGGGAGGATCAGGAAAGATTTGCATAGTCTGGCAGTCCGGCAGGATGTGTTAACGGCACAAGTGGCATCGGCTTTTGCCGAAGTATTGAAGATGAAGCCAAACAAAGCCGGGTATACGGTTTTCACGCCAGCGAATATTCGTTCGGAAAAGTGGCTGAACCGTTACGGGATAACGGCCTCCATAACTTCGGGCGTGACGTTTAATTACCTGGCCCAACCGGGAGACGGGGTGAGCGTGAAGAATCTTTTTCCCCGGGTGTCTGTTTATGATTACGATGCTATCAAGTATGCCTATGGGAATAGCGACGCTTTACCTTCTATGCGGGGGGCTTTTTACGCTCCGGAAGATAAAGGAGATCCTTATGCTCAGGATGGTTTCTTGTCAAATGATATATTAAATGCAAGTATACAGGGTGTTGAGGCGGTGAAGGAGATTTACCTGCGATTGAGCGAGTGGATAAACCAATTGCCCGATGATCAGAACACGTGGAAGAACGTGTCGGATTTCACGGTGAAAGCGCAGGCTTTATTTCAAACGTATCTTACTCAAATGGTGAAATTAGTCGGGGGACGTTCCGTGCGGCCGATTATTAAAGGGGTGAATGAAACACGGGTGACTTACATGCCCCGGGAGCAACAGGAAGAGGCTCTGAACTACTTGGAATCGGCTATCTTTGGAGAATTCCCGGAGTGGGTGCGGGTGAAAGAACTGGATCAGTCCGGGGTTTTCGATACGGATCAGATGATGGTTGGGTTGGCTGAAGCCTTGTTAAGGCATTTTATGAATAAGGAGGTGATGGAATCGCTTGTTGCCGGGGAGAGACGATTAGGGGAGAAGGCTTTTACGGCTAGGGAGTTGTTTGCTTACCTGGATCGGGTTGTCTTCGAGAATTTTGATCCGAATAAGGCCGTGTCTACTTATAAACGGGGAGTTCAGGCTTGTTTCGTTTCGGAGTTTGCCCGTTTTATGGCTCAAAATAATATATCTTTCGGGCTATCGAACGGGGCTAACGGGGTATATCATGCTTATTTCGTGGAACTTGCCCGCAAGGTGAAGGATTTAAGCGAGAAACATCAGGACCCGTCAACCCGGAGTAATTATCAAGTGATGTTATTGAGAATGA from Butyricimonas virosa encodes the following:
- a CDS encoding zinc-dependent metalloprotease, yielding MKYLLVILFSLYALGGRAESRASFPGDKVVTIDEFIRKDTPKDAGFFNVYVQDGRYYLEVPEGMLQRDILVAVTIVKGTARKERSRDARFGYGGDSVFDRMIRFIKNRDRIEIVSPQVFHLGDSTGLYIDYYRNLESPAIASFEIKARSGNSYLVDITDLFLSDSDLFALKGAKESLKLGGYQQGQSYALDVKAFPENINFRSIRSYGLSCEVKKGEFPSTLWEVGASWYLLPEKPMPQRVFDERVGYFAFSLDGMVKRGDLMDKTMMATRWRLEPRPEDVEKYLRGELVEPVKPIVFYIDRATPEFLVPYFIQAVNVWQGAFEKAGFKNAIYGKLAPTPEEDPDYCEGDIRYPLVSYKASPIANAYGPMVFDPRSGEIITSHIAIFHSVLELIQRWYFVMCGAVDPRAREYPLSQEVMGELAATVLTHEVGHTLGLRHHFMGSTAYPVDSLRSKSFIREHGLGTSIMDYQRFNYVAQPGDGLEPRDLLPRIGMYDEFAIEWGYRYFPEAGNLKRDNEKLRAWVDERRQDPKLFYIEETTYSDPRVQSEDSGDDVIKANRLGMNNLKYIMAHLEEWTDGNDPDYYVLRKRYLSVLSQYQNYIEHVLRYVGGRYSDNPTREEELRLNQPVSREKEEEAWAFLEEYLCKEQDWLFVADVMEKTGVTPEFYEQEEALGKLTKLLLKYSALHKNRQLSEVGFTADELLNRLYSTIFEAKGQGGKLSWYDQALQSGLLQNLVINAENPYNLSNGVGVVMQQVISKIKQHARAATEGCSDALTASHYKTLYNFITLWEKGGNKALIELN
- a CDS encoding zinc-dependent metalloprotease — protein: MKVLNVYLLLWVTLLFVCPVAAQQDVKPMTYEQFKEQKDLQADKGFYTVYRLNDQYYLEIPTEGLGKEVLVTTQVAHGMAAFVSEASGVIRFSEGRNNTVQVVRNRLTDVSADSTDVCMMMALKKSGLVPIDYTFPIVARGEDGKSVIIELTGELNNPGSGLFNVSSYHWLSHPDPSRSGVDGWRMLDKGVVFSVTRGQSDYQSNPQTQEGRDIAARYILEMVIQQLPGDRMKQRISHPAYGFETIGVTEYDTKRYVAQKREYIRKWNLTASAKEIKKQKRGIAIEPERQICVYIDPVTPAPFAESIKNGVKQWEKAFEAAGWKNVFRFSSDAKDASLSYRTILFRWGSAYNGIYSSVIDNPVTGEILCARVNVMDVAADELLGMYFLQCGLLDGRIRKDLHSLAVRQDVLTAQVASAFAEVLKMKPNKAGYTVFTPANIRSEKWLNRYGITASITSGVTFNYLAQPGDGVSVKNLFPRVSVYDYDAIKYAYGNSDALPSMRGAFYAPEDKGDPYAQDGFLSNDILNASIQGVEAVKEIYLRLSEWINQLPDDQNTWKNVSDFTVKAQALFQTYLTQMVKLVGGRSVRPIIKGVNETRVTYMPREQQEEALNYLESAIFGEFPEWVRVKELDQSGVFDTDQMMVGLAEALLRHFMNKEVMESLVAGERRLGEKAFTARELFAYLDRVVFENFDPNKAVSTYKRGVQACFVSEFARFMAQNNISFGLSNGANGVYHAYFVELARKVKDLSEKHQDPSTRSNYQVMLLRMNREYFDKQ